A single region of the Streptomyces sp. ITFR-16 genome encodes:
- a CDS encoding ABC transporter permease, which translates to MNTLSEAWSWLTTAAHWSGENGIWARLGQHLFLTVVCLLVSCLIALPVALVLGHLGRGGALAVNISNVGRAVPTFAVLVLLLLTPVGRWGEGPTIVALVLFAVPPLLTNAYVGMREVDQDVVRAARGMGMTGRQLLFQVEVPLALPLILTGVRIAAVQLVATATIAALAGGGGLGRIITAGFNLASTPQVVAGAVLVAVFALIVEGLFEVAQRLAPDWLRDGDAR; encoded by the coding sequence GTGAACACACTCTCCGAGGCCTGGTCCTGGCTCACGACCGCCGCGCACTGGTCGGGCGAGAACGGCATCTGGGCCCGGCTCGGCCAGCACCTCTTCCTCACCGTCGTCTGCCTGCTGGTCAGCTGCCTCATCGCCCTGCCCGTCGCCCTGGTCCTCGGCCATCTCGGCAGGGGCGGCGCGCTGGCCGTGAACATCTCCAACGTCGGGCGGGCCGTCCCGACCTTCGCCGTCCTGGTGCTGCTCCTGCTCACCCCCGTCGGACGGTGGGGCGAGGGCCCGACCATCGTGGCGCTCGTCCTGTTCGCCGTACCGCCGCTGCTCACCAACGCCTACGTCGGCATGCGCGAGGTCGACCAGGACGTGGTCCGCGCCGCCCGGGGCATGGGGATGACGGGCCGGCAGCTGCTCTTCCAGGTCGAGGTGCCGCTCGCGCTGCCGCTCATCCTCACCGGGGTGCGGATCGCGGCCGTCCAGCTCGTCGCGACGGCCACCATCGCGGCGTTGGCGGGCGGCGGGGGCCTCGGCCGCATCATCACCGCCGGATTCAACCTCGCCTCCACTCCGCAGGTCGTCGCCGGCGCGGTGCTGGTCGCCGTGTTCGCGCTGATCGTCGAGGGGCTGTTCGAGGTGGCGCAACGGCTCGCGCCCGACTGGCTCCGCGACGGGGACGCCCGATGA
- a CDS encoding ABC transporter permease, translating into MTAPPDDCLARNEWICGAYLSSRRHILWDAVLQHLQLTAVSVLIGLVLALPLALAARRWHWAAGPVLGVTTILYTVPSLAMFSLLLPVYGLSASLVVAGLVLYSLTLLVRNILAGLRAVPEETRQAARGMGYGPVRLLVAVELPLALPAAMAGLRIATVSAVSLVTIGAIVGYGGLGNLIYSGMNTFFKAQVLTASVLCVVIAVAADLLLLLVQRLLTPWTRSRS; encoded by the coding sequence GTGACCGCGCCCCCGGACGACTGCCTCGCGCGCAACGAGTGGATCTGCGGCGCCTACCTGAGCAGCCGCCGGCACATCCTGTGGGACGCGGTGCTCCAGCACCTCCAGCTCACCGCGGTCTCCGTGCTCATCGGCCTGGTCCTCGCGCTCCCGCTCGCCCTCGCGGCCCGCCGCTGGCACTGGGCGGCCGGCCCCGTGCTCGGGGTGACGACGATCCTCTACACCGTGCCGTCGCTCGCCATGTTCTCCCTGCTGCTCCCGGTGTACGGGCTCTCCGCCTCACTGGTCGTCGCGGGCCTCGTGCTGTACTCGCTGACCCTCCTCGTACGGAACATCCTCGCCGGACTGCGGGCCGTGCCCGAGGAGACCCGGCAGGCGGCCCGGGGCATGGGCTACGGACCCGTACGGCTGCTCGTCGCCGTGGAGCTCCCGCTCGCCCTGCCCGCCGCCATGGCCGGCCTGCGCATCGCCACCGTCTCCGCGGTCTCCCTGGTCACCATCGGCGCCATCGTCGGCTACGGCGGCCTCGGCAACCTCATCTACTCCGGGATGAACACCTTCTTCAAGGCGCAGGTGCTCACCGCCTCCGTCCTGTGCGTCGTCATCGCCGTCGCCGCCGACCTGCTCCTCCTGCTCGTGCAGCGCCTGCTGACCCCCTGGACGCGGAGCCGGTCGTGA
- a CDS encoding alpha/beta hydrolase, giving the protein MTQFVLVAGAWLAAPAWDEVVPALRAGGHGVHPLTLSGLGEKQARPVGPQTHVTDIVDEVERLDLRDVVLVGHSYSGIPVGQAAERIGDRLSRVVFVDASVPTAGESFVSAWWQGPAALQEVLDGNDGLWAPPAADEFDGQGLTDEQTARLLGGAVPHPGASLSDPAVLAGPLGELPATYVKCLLDGPEPSDDVARLLTGERWELVTMDTGHWPMFSRPDELAAVLDKAAAS; this is encoded by the coding sequence ATGACTCAATTCGTACTGGTAGCAGGTGCCTGGCTGGCCGCACCGGCGTGGGACGAGGTGGTGCCCGCGCTGCGCGCGGGGGGTCACGGCGTCCATCCGCTCACACTGTCCGGCCTCGGCGAGAAGCAGGCGCGCCCGGTCGGTCCGCAGACCCATGTGACCGACATCGTCGACGAGGTGGAGCGCCTGGATCTGCGCGACGTCGTCCTGGTCGGCCACAGTTACTCGGGCATTCCCGTCGGCCAGGCCGCCGAGCGCATCGGTGACCGGCTGTCCCGCGTCGTCTTCGTGGACGCCAGTGTCCCCACCGCCGGCGAGTCGTTCGTCTCCGCCTGGTGGCAGGGCCCGGCCGCGCTCCAGGAGGTGCTCGACGGGAACGACGGCTTGTGGGCCCCGCCGGCCGCCGACGAGTTCGATGGCCAGGGGCTCACCGACGAACAGACCGCGCGGCTCCTCGGCGGCGCGGTACCCCACCCCGGCGCCTCGCTGAGCGACCCCGCCGTGCTGGCGGGTCCGCTGGGCGAGCTTCCGGCGACGTACGTCAAGTGCCTCCTGGACGGCCCGGAGCCGTCCGACGACGTGGCCCGGCTGCTGACCGGCGAGCGGTGGGAGCTGGTCACGATGGACACCGGACACTGGCCGATGTTCTCCCGCCCGGACGAGCTGGCCGCGGTCCTCGACAAGGCGGCGGCCTCCTGA